The Lates calcarifer isolate ASB-BC8 linkage group LG19, TLL_Latcal_v3, whole genome shotgun sequence genomic interval TGTGCATCACTGTGCTCCTCAGTATTGTTGTGATGTTCGGTTTTTAAACGGGATGAATCCAGAGAACCGAGACTGATGTTTTTAATACTGGAGATCACAGTGAAGGTGCTGCTCTCTGTCCTGCATGGCACAACTGTTTTATAAATATTGTTCCGTTTAATTGATATATTTTTCATACAATAAAATGCTTTGATCtacttggcttttttttttttcttttttcattttaaacataaaacttTTATTGTGTTGAGCTGCATTATTGTTTGCATGCAAGGTGGGGAGCTGGTGTGTTCTCATTTTTCAATAACAGCATGATGTGTATAGTTTTTACGTTTCATTTGATCTTTTATACTAAGAAGACAAAAAGGATGAATGTTCAATTTCCTGTACAGTAAAGCACAACAGACCTCCCCTGGATTCCCACAGAAATATCCTTTTTTCAAGTGCAGTCTCTAAACTTGTTGTGGAGAggcagaaaatatgaaataatccCAAAAATGACAAGACACCAAAGCATAACAAAGACGTAAAAACATTAAGAAACTCTAGAAAAACTGCAATTATTGCATGATTTAGTGATGGTTCTCAGTTATTCCCAATTTAAAACTAGTTTATTCTGAAGTGAAGAGCaacagaaatatacaaacacacGTTTTTGTTAAACAGTTTTGTCTTATTTTGGTAGAGCTTTTTAATTTGACAtaagttttcttttcttagaGTGATTCAACAGTCATTTTCATGCAGTAAATGCTCCTGGTTTTTCTAATATCAGCTACATCCTGCAAACTCACTTTGTCTCCGCAATCAGGATGAAATATCTTGTGTACAATTAGTGGTCAGCCACCTTTTAAACCGCATAGATAGTGATTATAGGTCTGCGGTTAATACTGCAGCAAAGAAGCTGTGCTTTGTTCTCCACAGCCCCTTCCTAAGCCTTTGACCTCTTACTATTAAATGAGGATAATCACACTTGATCCTATTATGCTGAGTGATACATCCACCTACAAGGGtctaaacacacaaatgttttcagAGCTTAGCTCACCAATCCCAGAGCAGCGCGTTAGGAGTGGAGGCATTTAACTGTGTACAGAATTCCCCTGGAAAGTAACAACCACGATGAAATATCTGTAACACTGTGTAGTGATTTAACACTGATTATCGCTCCCATGAGTCTTCAGCGTTTCTGAAACATACAATCAGTAACATGAAAATTACAGTGTTggtaaatgtcagttttttctTGATAAAACTGGAGGAAAATCTCTTCAGAGGCCTCAGATGCGAGTCACGATGCAGTGAAGACACAACAGGGGGGCAAAGCTTCAGACACCAGATGACTCAGGAAGCCAGATAATAACGCTGACACAACCTGTATGTGGAGCAACATTTTGTCAGACGCTTCAGTTCCACCGTGCCTCCCTGCGTCCACAGCGTCATTATTCACAGTCAACTTTGGAGAATAGAGCCGTTACCTCCAGCAAAGAGGCAGAGCCATAAATGGGACATAAATCACTGTAGACGCAACACAACAGGGTTTAGGTCTTTCGAGCATAGTGACAACACAAAGATGCTCATTGTTGGCAAAGTGAGTAATTTTACCCGAAAAAACGACTGCTCATGAATCACAGCTTTGAAACAAATTGGAGTCGGGTCATCTTCTATAAATATCACTTCATGCTTGAATTTAGTGGTTGTAATGAAGTTAAGAGAGTAAATGAGAGGGAGCTTTTGTTACAGGTCAGGAAAACAGGATTTCTGTTTGTCTTAAGATCTGAGATGTGGCAGAAAAATAGATCACATCCAGTTTTCAGTCCCTTGTCATCAggactctgtgtttgtttggcagGGGTTGAAATCTTAGCTTTTGCAGCTAATTCAGGTGCACACATCACATTAGTTCTTGACATGATAAGTCCATATATGGGTAGATACAGTTTGTAGAGTTTGTATTGAGTTGTTGAATAGCAGAAGAATATACAGCCACAACTTTGGTGCATCACCAGCAAATCTACATAATGTTATTCAGGAAATATTTTGACTGATCATATAAGTCCAAGCATTCGCTGGTTCcatcttctcaaatgtgaggatttgcagcttttctATTTGTTATGTCTTTTTAAGTTTTATCTTGAtattggactgttggtcagacaaaaccaGCAATTTGAGGAGACCTGCAAAATTGAGAGGGATGTTTTTACTTTCATCTAAAAGATAATCAGTGGACTGATAGTTGGTTGCAGCCCTATGTTAGACGTTAGACTTTTTCTTGTAAATTAATAGATTATTTTAATCGTCCCTGGGCTCTAACATTATTTACATAGATTAGGAAAAGTTCACCTCAGTTGACCTGATCATGAACAATAGATACACAGTTTGCAATTGGTCACAAGTTTACGCTGCTTCATTTTAAGcggtcacaagccaaaaagacAGGGAATGGCAGTAACAGAAAAGAGAATACGTCCAGCGCCATTTGAGAACATGTTGCTGGTCTgactgcaggatttttttttttcacagtgacCTTACTTTTCAGCTCATCTGgaacacatttaacacacaaacacacagtatttatatggagctgacagctgacagaggGGTACCTGCTTAGATGAAATATAACTTGCAGTGTATCCAGTGGTGCACCCCTGAAGAGAAACCCTGACTGCAATTGTTTGAATCTGGATTCTTTCCATGTGCGATTTTCCATGGATGTTGAGTCTCATCTGTCAGCAGAGAGGCAGACGGGAACAAAGGGTTAAGGGTCTCAGGCTTGGGGGAGAGATTTAACTtttgctgttctgttttgttttatgactTGGAGGGAGCAGAATGGGTCTGCTGAggtggagtttttttttcttcagttacTCTGGTCAGCTTTGAAGGTGAGGGCCCCTTCTCTCCCCTGGGTCATAACTCCACAAATGAATGTCTGGTGGTGGGAAGCCGGGGGCCCTCGgcacacagttttcagttttcactgaaaCCTGTGTGATTCAGgttcagcatgttaacatttaactGTGCTCCAAACAGTTTTCTTTATACTGGTTTAAATAAACCCCTGAGCCACAAAGAGGCTCAGGGGACACATTTTGAAAACTCAGAAGGCCACTTTTAACACTGTAGACATTTTTCCAGGAACTCAGACGCTATTACAGAGGTGTAGGTGTTTTCTGAATGAAAGTTTACTCGGAAACTTTATTGGAGTCACAAGTATTATAGAATTAGCCTTGGTAGATGGCATTTAGTGCCATGTTGCATCGAGAAAAGATTGCAGTTTGTTCACAAGCCATGCTGATTAACTCACTAGCATGCAGTCTAACATTTTTACTACTTTTACTGGTATAATGCAGATCTGATGGGCAGTTAGAGATTTTTAAGGCAAGTTTTTGTAGGTCAGGGACCATGCAGTAACACAGCAGGAGTCCCTGAGACATTTTCCAATAATGTTGAGTCTGGAGTGAGAAATGGTTGGATGTggcatggagagagagagagagagagagaaaaacactgaatgtcaCCCAAACGGTGAACTGAAATAGCGCAGCAATGAAGTGGAAAATGGTTTTATTGTTAGTCAGAGGAAGAGCAGTGAAACAGAAACTGGAAAACATTAgtaatttgttttcacattgttacAAATAACTATTAAAACATGATATTGGTAGAAATGATGCTAAATAGAGATATATAATAAATACAGCGGTCATGAGATCAGTTTTGTTCAGGCATGTGTACGTGTTAATTccaaatatgaaaaaaacaataaatcactGACAATCGGCTCATAAAAAGCAAAATCCAATGTTTTGCAGCAATGAAATGAATCGCTCCATGATCAGCTGCTGGGTAcagcttttcctctgtctgctttTAGATGGATGACACCTTGTGGTCATAATTTGAAACTACACAATTTATCCAGGAGCCGCATGAGCTCTTTAAGTTACAACTGCATCACACCGAGAAATGGGAGAGCAACAGGAAAGCAAAACTGCTGACTCTTGCTTGCCTCTGCCTTGAAGAATCTGGAAATATGTTGTTTATACCTGCTTGTATTGTCAATGGAAAGGCTTCAGATTTAATTTCATTAACTATCTCTGTCCAAGCAGGAGACTTGAGaccaaatacaaaaaaacatcagcatcttttcctgttttaacaTATGATCTACAAACAGCACTTATATTCAGGGGGCAGGATTCTTCGAGCCAAGTTGAAATTCATTCCTTCTTGAATATAAAGTCAtttgcacacagacaaacttgcattataaatacataataaatcTGATGAGTCATTGCTTCAAAGGCAGTCTGGTACATTTCTGTTCCAAAATGGGACACAGGAAgcaattttaaatatttatgttttaaagtCCTTGCTTTCCCATAGTCCACCCACACAGACGCTCTTACTTATGATGCTTAATGAGGCCTCCTCTCAGGACAGTGTGGGTTTATATAAACTGCACTTGACTCACCCTTCTGTTGGTTTTGTTGCACTTGACAGGGCAACTTAAGGATACCGTCACATTACATGTCAGATTAACAAGATTTCCCCACATTCAGACATAATCACAAGAGTCATGTTTCTGATGTGGAGAGTACAAAAATGGACAAGAGTGATctcaaagtgtaaatagtacAGGGGAGcgatgctgcagtttgtggtctGGTACTGTGATAATGACCTAAACTTGGTGATTGGTGATTTCCTGAATGAGAGTTCAGtcccactcctcctctcacACTGGCTGGACATTGGAGAATTTTgcagtttggtgtttgttaaaATTCAATGAAGCTGAACACTGCATGAAGTGAAACAGGCGGGTAATTTGCGGCCGGAAGTAAATTTGTCTCACTCTGTTCCTTATAGAAATAAATGGGAAGACAATTCCTGTCTGACTGTGCCTTTATCATCCTTATTAGTGCATAGTTTAGCGACACTGTAATTCCTAGCATAGCTCCACCTGACTAGACATCTAATCAGCTAAGTCATTAAAAAGGCCAGAGTAGGTGCGCAGAGCCTCATCATAATGTGATGAGCTGTTGTGAGCTTCATGCTTCTCATTCATGCAATGCTGTTCAACCTGGGCTGCTTTATTTGCTCAGATACTATCAGATGTTTTTATGTCCAGTTTTCTGTAGGTTCAGCTCTTTCTTGCAGCTGTTTGGGGGTCATTTTATATTCCCCTCTTgaatattcattcattacaaGCAGGCAACACCAGACTTTTATTGTATCAGAGGATGAAATGCCATGTTATCtatttttgcttttcatttatattttcacatAGAGATCTTGTATATTGCTGAGTACTGCAGCTGGAGGCCTGGCGATGTAGATAACTGAAGCCAcgaggtggagacagagactGCTATCTGAAACTGTCCTATCTTAAAGGACAGTGGAGGAGTGCTGATAGAGTCACCGTTATCATTCAGGTGATAATCACTGCCTTGGCCCTGGGGGGACAATTTCTTAAGCACCACAGTGCAGGAGAACAGATGTTCCACTGATTTCAGAACAGGTCAGGGGCGGTACATACAGCATGTGCATGAGGAGGATTTCACACTGTGAAACATCGGATGTGTTAGCCCTGCCAAGCATCTGATCTTGTCTTAACCTGCTTTTTGTGTCAAGACAACAGCAGCACCAGAAGGAGATAGCCTCAGTATAAATCTGGTGGTTTTTACGTCCCGGACTGAACAAAACTGACTAAATAAGACGATGATAGCAAATCAAATACAAGACTAAAGTCACCTTTGGGTACACAGATAAGCATTACTGCAGGCATTTTTGTCAGGTGGacaccttttttaaaatatgttttattaaaagcagtgaacagacaacaaaacattATCTGGCAAAAGTGCAACAACAAATAATCCCAGACTGGAACAAATACTGATAAGTACTGCATGGTCACAGTCACTACCCCGAGTAGAAATGCCACTtgcaaatcattattttttgatttctgCATAATGTTTTCCACAACCTGAAATGTAAGTCTGTTATGTCACGAGCACGAAGATAACCTCCATATCAGAGAATTATGATAAATAAAAGCCCATCAGATTAACAGCATCTCCTCATAGGCTGCTTTAGAAATCCTGGGTGACAGACATATAATTATTCATGAAATCACTTTTCCTTCCATCAGGAGTGGGTGACCATCTCATGCATGATGAGACAAACCAATACTACTTAACAGGTGTTAGAGTATTGATTTCAGGGCTCACAGATGCATTGTGCATTAACTGTGAAATTCCTACTTTAAAAGTCAGACACAATGTTGGAAACTATTCAGAGAGCTGCAAATTAATTTTAGACCAATTAACAGATGAAGATGTTAAGATATTCATGGCATGAATCAAATAGATTAAGATAAAGATAGAAAGTGGCACTTCTTGAGGACCTGTGAAAATGACCCATGTCTTTATAACATCTACGTATATACCTTTTAAAACCAACATCTAAAATGATACATctacagaaagagagaatttGATGATATTTGGGAAATGAAATTACTTGcaagtacatacagtacaataaacCTTTACATCAAAATGACCTCATTCTGTACAGTAATGACCTGCAGGATTTAACAGGAAGTACAGCTGTTTTGGTGGAATGTTGTAATATCTAATTacacattttactgtaattgCACTGTACGAGCTCACTACATGTATTTCTGCGTTACTTATGAAACGGAAAATTCACAGTATGTTGTATGGATATGgtctagggctgcaactaacaattatttaaattaGTAATTACTTTCTTGATTATTCATTTtgtctaatatatatatatgccaaTTCAATTTCTTTAGATCAAGTAATCGTTTCAGCTCTGATGATGGTTATGAAATCTGACTGTAGtttgtaaacaaataaaagatcAATAGTACTATTACTTAGTTTAATTACAAATACTCAAAGAAGTGTGTATGGAGTCACAGGGGTGccatattttgttatttgtctttgtatttctacatttatttattctttgttatttctctttaaatttccacattttttatatttgcttgttattcttttatttattcttttatatttccacatttatttttttattcttttacagatttattcttttttatggCACCTCTATGACTCCATAAGTGTGGTCCTGTTTGCTGCTACTTCAAAAATAATATCTCTTCTCTGACATTAATGCCATTATTGTATTCCAAGTCAACTTGTAACAGAGTAGTAaaaccataatgttttgttcctttttttgtgtttttttttttttgtggggggggggggttaagaAACCCATACAATGACATCTTTTTACCAGCCATCAAGGAGCTATTTGGTAGAACatgttttataattttatacatttttaatgggTTGTTTTTACAATCCAGTGTCATGTTTGTCCACTTAATCCGGTAGACTATACATTCAAATATTCCAAGTTAGTCCAGAATCTCTCACTTTATAAATGCAACTGAGCAACAGTCATAGTATTTCCTTCGTTGCTATTTTTAGACATTCATATTAAACTGCTTCCCGAGGGAGcgaggaagagggagagacgATTTAATCAGATGGAGGTGTAGTGTCTCCCAAAGCTGGTGAGTCTAATCTTCTCCGGCAGGATGATGTTTACTGAGTGCTCCGGCTCTTCCTGGTTGGCACCGCCGGCCTCTCTCAGCAGGTGTTCCCTTTGCTGCCGAACAAGTTGGCTGTACTTGGCATTAGCCAGCCATGTCTCACAGCGGCCAAAAAACACAATGCCTGTGGTGCCCAGGATGACCAGGCAGGTGAGCAGGGCAAGTATGCCAAAGCAGACAAGCTGACCGTGGGTGACGAAGATGCCGGGGGAGTGGACGGTCTCCTTCAGGGTGATCTTGAGCAGGTCTCTTTCAGGCGGTCTGAGGAGCTTGTGGAAGGCGTGAGCAGGGAGGGAGTAATGCTGTGGGGTCAGCGCAAacactctgtgatctgcaggCCTGGCGCCTACCGGCTTGGACTTGGCCTTCGGTCTGTGCTGCAGGGAACATGTGGGACCTGTAAACCATTTCTGGCAAACACACCGGAAGGTTCCATCAGGCTGGCCGACACACGTGCCCCCGTTAGTGCAGGGCCGTCCCGCACAGGGCGACAGGCTGGTGGTGTCGTTACAAGTGAAACCAGTGAAGCTGTGCGGACAGGCACACGTGAAGGCCAGGCCGTGATTTGTGCAGTTCCCACCGTTGAGGCAGGGGTTAGGCTGGCAGCTGTCAATGCTGATCTCACAGAAGTCTCCAGAAAATCCAGGGGGACATAAACAGGAAGAGTAGGCAGCTGAGCCATCGGCATCTGTGCATGTGCCTCCATTCTGACAAGGAGAGCTGGAGGACAGAGCAGCACAATGTCAATATGCAGCAGGGACCTGCTATCTTGTATAGAGCTTTACTACAGAATATTTTACCCTGTGGTTATAAGGCAGCCATCAGTGAAGCAGCCATCAAACTGGTTTAATCCTTTTTTACAGGTAGAGTTCAGATTTCAGATAGATGTTGAGGGGATACTGAGAATATCGACCAGTGAAAACCATGTATCTCTTAATTTCTcaaaatttgaatttatttgagAAAAAGTGAAGCATTAAGTGTTCCTTAATAGGTTCAGAAAATTACCTTAAAGCTAAATAAACCATTTAGGAACCCACTGGTTTGGCTTTCAGAGGATAGCAATAAAGAGCTGAGCTGCAGAATATTGCTCTctgatataataaaaaaaaaaaaaaaaaaaaactgaggccAATCTTTTTAGAGTTTGATTCAAGCTAAGAAAATATCCAGAATTTTTAGTTGGGGTAGGTCAGACTGTAATTGCAGCAAAAGCTACTGTTAATTATTCAGGTTTGTTTTTAGATATCAGCTCTCAAGGGTGGTCATGGCACTGGAAGCACTTAATCTGTCACGGCTAAATTCATGCTCAGGAAAGCTGCCCTGCTAAATAGtacaacatttgtttttttgttgggAACAAGTTCAGTGCCACATTCACAATGATGCCACCGTCTGGTACTGCAGTTATCCAAACATAACGTAGACTTTACACTGCTTAAAATGAGCAGTTGTACCCAAATGACttacatgaataaaatacattatattttGAGTACATTTTCCATATTGTAATATATATTGTAATAGTGGAATAATATAGGACTGTAgctaacaaatattttcattcgCCATATTCCCCATTGCTGTAGCCTACTCTGTCTCTTATGAAGGACAAAAACTGTCCTGACTAGTATAAATACacactttttccacatttatttctgtatttctgtgtccATATGCAAATTAGGTAGGCGGGCTCGGTGTCCTGTGCTGATTGAATAGACCTGAGCCCACAAACCTACTCAGTTGTCATTCTAGTGCTTTCCCCTTGataagaaagaggagaggaaatggtTGCAGTTGATAGAATGAAATTTTAAACTAATTAAAGAAGAACTATTTGACACCAGTGGGTGCTTACcggtgctaacattagcaccgGCTGGTTCAAAAAGGACTaccaactgaaacatgaaggtGTAGGTTCATAGCTCCCTTTTAATCGGCAATCAGCACAGGGATACAACACAACGGCATATTGAAAACAAGACAGCCTCAGAGAGTTAGGACCATGGATGTATTGACCCTGGAAACAGCCTTTTGTTTGGTCGTGATGTCACACCTCAGGGCCCGCCTATCTAATTGACATATggacacagaaatacacagataaataaatgtggaaatgtggaaattaacctttattaatttattctttttaaataataagagaatgaaaatacaaaattgtGGTAAATGGCCATTAGAATCTCCTAAAGCCCATGTCGATCTAATTGCTTGCAGCCCAtcacaaaaaatattcagtttattatatcatttgacaaaaaaagcagcacaaCTGAGAAGGTGAATCCACAGATTGATTGACTCTTTTGATAGAAAATACTTACAtcattgattattaaaatactTGCCAACAAAAGATTAATctactaattgtttcagctctagaaaaaaaaatcttattaatTATCTGGGGTTGATTTTGTCATTCCACCTGCATTAATGGAAAACAGTATTGCTCATTTTctgcaaattaaaaatttgTGCCTGTAATAAGATATAAAAGGAGTCTTCACTTTGCCTCTGCAAAAATCTCCCTGCATCCACATCTGCAGCATGTGATCAATGCAGCCATGCCTCACAAAATGGGAACACTGATAAAAACCCAGGATAAAAACAATCAATATCTCTAATAGTAGCTCATGTAATTACACAAGTTCTtaactttctgtctctgtgagtcAGAAGAAAAATGGCTCTGGCGTACTTTGCAGACATCTCTGGTGCCTCATAAAGGAGCTGATTAATGAAACCTCATGCAGCCGTTTTTAATGGAGACGAATTCCCCTGGCATACAAGTGAAGCTCCAGTCGTCTCGTTGTGAAAATTATAATAAGactcaaatgattttttttataaggGAGGAGAGCTGTCGGTTCGCTGACACTGAGCTGTAGGCTATTGAATTTTAGGTGTGTGTCGTTCAAGTCAGTAAGGAGGCTGCCTGACAGAGAGCGAACATGGTTCAGAGTCTGGAGGGGCTGTGTCAGCTCCCTGCATCCCCAGAGGGTCTTTCATATTCATCTGATGGGCAGGAGGCGGATTCCTTCACGGATCAGTCCTGTCTGTAATCAGTCAGTGGAAAGGCAGACAAGGAGGCAATTTCTAGTGCTTAAAGGAATCATCCACAGtttttgttgtaaatattattaaatattttctaaaaGCAAATATTCCAGATGGATTTTTTTACGTTACTTATTTCAGTGGTCCTTTCAAATCCTAGCATCCACTGTAATAGCTGTACTCAGAAACTCAGCTATGTGCCAATTCCAGTGAGAGTTGAAGGACACGACCCATGAAGGTGGATCCTGAAGGCCTAACTGAGCCTGTGCTCTGCCAAAAACTACTGGCACGTTCAGGTCTTCCTCATCAGCTCATAAGGTCAAACATTTCCATGAATTTGTCCTCCAGTGGCTTAAATAGTGGGAAATGCCAACAGCAAATGTGGTTCACTTGGTAAAATTGCAGTTTTGGTTATAACAAATTTTACATGACCttgttcagtgtttcattttacCACAGAATGAAGACATTAATCGTTAACTTTTCTTAATCTCTGATGCTGTGCTATAATATATCCCGGCTCTTAACACATATAAGGGGTGTCGTTTATACCTTGATACCATTGTTTCCATTCTGCAGTGACTTTTTAGAATAACTGGTTCAATTCAGGCATTATAGATGTCAGTGATGGATGACTACCTGAAGGCAAATTCCTGGTAAATAATATTTCCTGGTAATATAGTATTTCCCAATGATATGGGATATGCAAAGTGCACCTCAGGT includes:
- the LOC108875079 gene encoding LOW QUALITY PROTEIN: protein delta homolog 1 (The sequence of the model RefSeq protein was modified relative to this genomic sequence to represent the inferred CDS: deleted 1 base in 1 codon), producing MHLTAVVLILVVTGIAEGWECSAGCSTENGFCEKPGKCRCKPGWQGDNCDQCLPFPGCLHGSCEKAWQCICKEGWVGSLCDQDTRLCSSRPCAGNATCIETGEGGYLCVCPHGYAGENCHLKRGPCLTNSSPCQNGGTCTDADGSAAYSSCLCPPGFSGDFCEISIDSCQPNPCLNGGNCTNHGLAFTCACPHSFTGFTCNDTTSLSPCAGRPCTNGGTCVGQPDGTFRCVCQKWFTGPTCSLQHRPKAKSKPVGARPADHRVFALTPQHYSLPAHAFHKLLRPPERDLLKITLKETVHSPGIFVTHGQLVCFGILALLTCLVILGTTGIVFFGRCETWLANAKYSQLVRQQREHLLREAGGANQEEPEHSVNIILPEKIRLTSFGRHYTSI